A window of Sphingobium herbicidovorans contains these coding sequences:
- the otnI gene encoding 2-oxo-tetronate isomerase: MVKLAANLSMMFQDLPFLDRFDAAEAAGFSGVEFMFPYDTDPADVAGRARKCGLEVVLFNLPAGDWAGGERGIAALPDRVEEFRAGVTKGLDYARALGCPRLHLMAGKAPASAECRSTLIANIVHAAELAAADGVEILIEPINTRVDIPGYFYGTTDDALSVIDEAARGNVRLQYDIYHMQIMEGDLARTIERLLPRIGHMQLADNPGRAEPGSGEINYPWLLSHIDALGYDGWIGCEYRPAADTKAGLGWAQPYLNSRRA, encoded by the coding sequence ATGGTGAAGCTGGCAGCTAATCTGTCGATGATGTTCCAGGACCTGCCGTTCCTCGACCGCTTCGATGCGGCGGAAGCGGCAGGCTTTTCCGGCGTCGAGTTCATGTTTCCCTATGACACCGACCCGGCCGATGTGGCGGGCCGCGCGCGTAAATGCGGGCTGGAGGTGGTGCTGTTCAACCTCCCCGCAGGCGACTGGGCCGGGGGAGAGCGGGGCATCGCCGCTCTGCCTGACCGGGTGGAGGAGTTTCGCGCTGGCGTGACTAAGGGGCTGGATTATGCCCGAGCGCTAGGCTGCCCGCGCCTGCACCTCATGGCCGGGAAGGCGCCTGCCAGTGCTGAATGCCGGTCGACGCTGATAGCCAACATCGTGCACGCTGCCGAACTGGCTGCGGCTGATGGTGTCGAGATACTGATCGAGCCTATCAACACCCGTGTCGACATTCCCGGATATTTCTACGGGACGACTGACGACGCCCTGTCCGTCATCGACGAGGCAGCGCGGGGCAATGTCCGCCTGCAATATGACATCTATCATATGCAGATCATGGAAGGGGATCTTGCCCGCACGATTGAACGTCTTCTGCCCCGGATTGGCCATATGCAGTTGGCTGACAATCCGGGCCGTGCCGAACCGGGCAGCGGAGAGATCAATTATCCCTGGCTTCTCAGCCATATCGACGCGCTTGGCTATGACGGGTGGATCGGGTGCGAATACCGGCCCGCAGCCGATACCAAGGCGGGTCTGGGTTGGGCGCAGCCTTATCTCAATTCCAGGAGAGCATGA
- a CDS encoding glycerate kinase type-2 family protein, which yields MGDLSQVAAVRALLKNIYVEALESVRGERLVEGLGAPQGDRWRISHRDKVIDWPLHPDGRIVVIGAGKAAGSLAKGLETLLGDRISDGCIIVKHGHAEPMLRRIRQRQAGHPIPDAQGVEATTEMLRRVEGLTERDTVIVLLTGGASALMVAPADGVTLEEKAAVTDLLLRSGASIEEINAVRKRLSRVKGGGLLDHVGSASVLTLLMSDIPSGDLCMIGSGPTIARREDAASPMAILARYGLEQAVPASIRDILAKEEPPATRAAGRQEALILADSAMLVEAVHGIAAREGLTVHNVDAAMAGNTHDAALKMTVALRAVPPQDRPALLVSAGETTLQVKGDGLGGRNQEYALVAALALAGEHNAALLAAGTDGTDGPTDAAGAFADGALHERAGAAGLDAEEMLARNDSYHLFEETGDLFHTGPTGTNVMDLVLGIAF from the coding sequence ATGGGCGATCTTTCTCAGGTGGCAGCCGTCCGTGCGCTGCTGAAGAATATCTACGTGGAGGCGCTTGAATCGGTGCGCGGGGAAAGGCTGGTCGAAGGTCTTGGCGCGCCGCAGGGTGACCGCTGGCGGATCAGCCACAGGGACAAGGTCATCGACTGGCCCCTGCACCCCGATGGCCGCATCGTCGTGATCGGTGCGGGAAAAGCAGCCGGGTCTTTGGCAAAGGGCCTGGAAACGCTGCTTGGCGACCGGATTTCCGACGGCTGCATCATCGTGAAGCATGGCCATGCCGAGCCGATGCTAAGACGTATTCGGCAGCGCCAGGCCGGGCACCCCATCCCCGACGCGCAAGGCGTAGAAGCGACGACCGAAATGCTGCGTAGGGTCGAAGGGCTGACGGAGCGCGACACCGTCATCGTGTTGCTGACCGGCGGCGCATCAGCGCTGATGGTTGCCCCTGCCGATGGCGTGACGCTTGAGGAAAAGGCGGCGGTGACCGACCTGCTGCTACGATCCGGGGCCTCAATCGAAGAGATTAACGCTGTTCGCAAGCGCCTGTCGCGGGTGAAGGGCGGCGGGCTGTTGGACCATGTTGGTTCCGCATCGGTGCTGACGCTGCTGATGTCGGACATTCCCAGCGGCGACCTCTGCATGATCGGATCGGGGCCGACCATCGCGCGCAGGGAGGATGCTGCGAGTCCGATGGCAATCCTGGCGCGCTATGGGTTGGAGCAAGCGGTGCCTGCATCTATCCGCGACATACTGGCGAAAGAGGAGCCGCCTGCTACGCGAGCCGCAGGGCGCCAGGAGGCGCTGATACTCGCGGATAGCGCCATGCTTGTGGAGGCGGTGCACGGCATAGCCGCGCGGGAGGGACTTACCGTTCACAATGTGGACGCAGCCATGGCGGGCAACACGCACGATGCGGCGCTGAAGATGACGGTTGCTCTGCGGGCAGTCCCGCCGCAGGATCGCCCCGCGCTTCTGGTATCCGCCGGGGAAACGACATTGCAGGTGAAGGGCGACGGTCTGGGCGGGCGCAACCAGGAATATGCGCTGGTCGCAGCCCTGGCGCTGGCGGGGGAGCACAATGCCGCGCTGCTCGCTGCTGGTACGGATGGCACCGACGGGCCGACCGATGCGGCAGGAGCTTTTGCCGACGGCGCGCTGCACGAACGAGCGGGTGCGGCGGGACTCGACGCGGAAGAGATGCTGGCGCGCAACGACAGTTACCACCTGTTCGAAGAGACGGGCGACCTGTTCCACACGGGCCCGACGGGAACCAACGTCATGGACCTGGTGCTGGGCATCGCGTTCTGA
- a CDS encoding L-lactate permease has protein sequence MIWAQNYDPLGNGLLSALVAAVPVVVLLGAIGLFHVRAHIAALMGLGAGLAVAVLAFGMPAGLALRAAGFGAAYGLLPIGWIVLNIIFLYQLTETTGQFHVLRGAITSITGDSRLQLLLIAFCFGAFFEGAAGFGTPVAVTGAMLIGLGFTRLQASGLSLIANTAPVAFGALGTPLVTLAGVTGLPLMELSAMVGRQMTPFAIIVPFWLLVAYCGWRRTMEVLPAVLVAGVSFAVVQLLISNLHGPWLTSIGAALASIATLIAFLRIWQPARIMHVNEAKLAAGDERDVAATADAANAQPLHDPAAVRRAWMPWIILTGCVFLWGLPFMKQGLDAIFALRLPFAGLDGVIQRLPPVVSAPEYEKAVYNLNLLSATGTAILVAALASALLLRVPARTVGLVYLRTWKLVLPSLLTIAAMLALGYLTRFGGIDASMGLAFAATGVLYPFFGTMLGWLGVAVTGSDTASNVLFGGLQKITAEQLGLPPVLMAGANSAGGVMGKMIDAQSIVVASTATQWFGQEGRILRHVFVHSVVLGSLIGLFVMLQAYVYPFTLLVP, from the coding sequence ATGATCTGGGCGCAAAATTATGATCCTTTGGGCAATGGTCTGCTGTCCGCGCTGGTAGCTGCCGTCCCTGTGGTCGTGCTGCTCGGCGCGATCGGCCTGTTTCATGTGCGGGCGCATATCGCCGCACTCATGGGGCTAGGAGCAGGCCTGGCCGTCGCGGTGCTGGCGTTCGGCATGCCTGCGGGCCTGGCGCTTCGTGCGGCGGGGTTCGGGGCCGCCTACGGGCTGCTGCCGATCGGCTGGATCGTGCTTAACATCATCTTCCTGTATCAGCTGACGGAAACGACCGGGCAGTTCCATGTGCTGCGTGGGGCGATCACATCGATCACGGGGGATAGCCGGTTGCAGCTGCTCCTGATCGCATTCTGCTTTGGCGCTTTTTTCGAGGGCGCTGCGGGGTTCGGGACTCCGGTCGCGGTGACGGGCGCGATGCTGATCGGACTTGGCTTCACGCGGCTGCAGGCGTCCGGCCTGTCGCTGATCGCCAATACAGCGCCTGTCGCCTTTGGGGCGCTCGGCACGCCATTGGTTACGTTGGCCGGGGTGACGGGTCTTCCGCTGATGGAATTATCGGCGATGGTCGGGCGGCAGATGACGCCTTTCGCCATCATCGTGCCTTTCTGGTTGCTGGTGGCCTATTGCGGATGGCGGCGGACGATGGAGGTGCTCCCGGCAGTGCTGGTGGCAGGCGTCAGCTTTGCGGTCGTGCAATTGCTCATTTCCAATCTTCACGGGCCCTGGCTCACCTCCATCGGCGCGGCGCTTGCCTCTATCGCCACGCTGATCGCCTTTCTGCGGATATGGCAGCCCGCGCGCATCATGCATGTCAATGAGGCGAAGCTCGCCGCAGGGGATGAGCGGGACGTTGCGGCGACAGCGGATGCGGCCAATGCTCAGCCGCTGCATGACCCTGCCGCCGTCCGCCGCGCGTGGATGCCGTGGATCATCCTGACCGGCTGCGTTTTCCTGTGGGGCCTCCCCTTCATGAAGCAGGGGCTGGATGCGATCTTCGCGCTGCGTCTGCCCTTTGCCGGGCTTGATGGGGTGATCCAGCGGCTGCCGCCTGTCGTCAGCGCGCCTGAATATGAAAAGGCCGTCTATAACCTCAATCTCCTGTCGGCGACGGGCACAGCGATCCTGGTGGCCGCGCTTGCCTCCGCACTGCTGCTGCGGGTGCCCGCGCGCACGGTCGGCCTTGTCTATCTGCGCACATGGAAGCTGGTGCTGCCATCGCTGCTCACCATCGCGGCCATGCTGGCGCTGGGCTATCTCACCCGGTTTGGCGGCATCGACGCGTCGATGGGGCTGGCCTTTGCAGCGACGGGCGTGCTCTATCCCTTCTTCGGCACCATGCTCGGATGGCTGGGCGTTGCGGTCACGGGATCGGATACGGCGTCGAACGTGCTCTTCGGCGGATTGCAGAAGATCACCGCAGAACAGCTGGGCCTGCCACCCGTGCTGATGGCAGGGGCGAACAGCGCGGGCGGCGTCATGGGCAAGATGATCGACGCGCAGAGCATCGTCGTTGCCTCCACCGCCACCCAATGGTTCGGGCAGGAAGGCCGCATCCTGCGCCACGTGTTCGTCCACAGCGTTGTGCTGGGCTCGCTGATCGGGCTGTTCGTGATGTTGCAAGCCTATGTCTATCCCTTCACCCTGCTGGTGCCCTGA
- a CDS encoding alpha-amylase family protein — MELKANGGISRRDLVRALPAAAMVSTLPSQSWAAENSGSFDRRQWWEHEYRILQTNLREIDALEDPRTIARETRAFGANVIVSNIGGIVAFYPTQLPLHYRNPFMKTDFAGEMVAAAHAEGLAYIGRFDLSKATKPAYDAHPDWFMRNRDGTPREYAGTYQACPNGGWAQDYSLQILKEGVERHDVDGLFFNMTAFVRTDYSNVDHGICVCDNCQRRFRELYKLELPRTDDGTDPNWGAYQQFQSRIMAELSAKAREVIKAARPNVPLMDFFGGVVARGEVQRRVSRKAPEWPHAMGEQTRALMALAPGKAFSATSAAHMDYPWRQVTESAENHLLRFAQALGTGAKLDLYLMGTLGDQDDPRFLPPVSRLFHWHAANEQHYAGLEPGARIALYNMGSIFQSAGTGLARYSNNAQRGAYQALVDARLPFWMTNGMQVAKATKDRAYDVIIMPHIMSLDEGDAAALDAFVEAGGLIIATGYTGALGKDGKPRSRPAMKSSPVDSFGQPRDGHGWSLDMSKAAIPMGPGRMPIDETFFPVTPRTGATSLIPFAPDQRFGPPEFSYARPGEAARADAGALVMAYGKGHHVHVPWLPDWLYYRDGTDAHRLLFESLIARYAPPPPLLLEGRGPIEMMAMRQPATGKMLVHVINYSGQRNTRYGDPVIAQGLKLGVRGPAGGTARMLVAGKAVRGKRRAGDQDHLWFDLPPVDTFEAVQLTMS; from the coding sequence ATGGAGTTGAAAGCGAACGGCGGGATTTCGCGCCGCGACCTCGTGCGCGCCCTGCCCGCGGCAGCGATGGTGAGCACTCTTCCCAGTCAGAGCTGGGCTGCTGAGAACAGTGGCAGCTTTGATCGGCGGCAATGGTGGGAGCATGAATATCGCATTCTCCAGACCAATCTGCGCGAAATCGACGCACTTGAAGATCCCCGGACGATCGCCCGCGAAACCCGCGCGTTCGGGGCTAACGTCATCGTTTCGAACATTGGCGGCATTGTCGCCTTTTACCCTACTCAATTGCCGCTTCATTATCGCAACCCGTTCATGAAGACCGACTTCGCAGGTGAAATGGTGGCCGCCGCCCATGCGGAGGGCCTGGCCTATATAGGGCGCTTCGATCTCTCCAAGGCGACGAAGCCTGCCTATGATGCACATCCCGACTGGTTCATGCGCAATCGCGACGGCACTCCGCGCGAATATGCCGGGACGTACCAGGCGTGCCCCAATGGTGGCTGGGCGCAGGATTATAGCCTGCAAATCTTGAAGGAAGGGGTCGAGCGTCACGACGTCGATGGGCTGTTCTTCAACATGACGGCCTTTGTGCGGACCGACTATTCCAACGTGGATCATGGCATTTGTGTATGCGACAATTGCCAGCGGCGGTTCCGGGAGCTTTACAAGCTGGAACTTCCCCGAACCGATGACGGAACCGATCCCAATTGGGGCGCCTATCAACAGTTTCAGTCGCGTATCATGGCCGAACTGTCAGCCAAGGCGCGCGAAGTTATCAAGGCAGCGCGCCCTAACGTGCCGCTGATGGACTTTTTCGGCGGCGTGGTCGCGCGCGGGGAGGTGCAGCGGCGTGTGTCGCGTAAAGCGCCGGAATGGCCGCACGCCATGGGGGAACAGACGCGCGCCTTGATGGCGCTAGCGCCGGGCAAGGCTTTTTCCGCGACGTCTGCCGCGCATATGGACTATCCATGGCGGCAAGTGACGGAAAGCGCCGAAAACCACCTGCTGCGCTTCGCCCAGGCATTGGGCACTGGAGCCAAGCTTGACCTTTACCTGATGGGCACGCTGGGTGATCAGGACGATCCCCGCTTCCTGCCGCCGGTTTCGCGCCTGTTTCACTGGCACGCGGCCAATGAGCAGCACTATGCCGGGCTGGAGCCGGGTGCGAGGATCGCGCTCTACAATATGGGCTCGATCTTTCAATCGGCTGGCACGGGCCTGGCGCGCTACAGCAATAATGCACAGCGGGGCGCTTATCAGGCGCTGGTCGATGCACGCCTGCCCTTCTGGATGACCAACGGCATGCAGGTGGCCAAGGCCACCAAGGACCGCGCCTATGATGTCATCATCATGCCGCATATCATGAGCCTTGATGAAGGCGACGCCGCCGCGCTCGACGCCTTCGTGGAGGCCGGCGGCTTGATCATCGCCACCGGCTATACGGGTGCGCTGGGCAAAGACGGCAAGCCGCGGAGCAGACCGGCAATGAAATCAAGCCCGGTAGACAGCTTCGGCCAACCGCGCGACGGCCATGGCTGGTCGCTCGACATGAGCAAGGCGGCCATTCCCATGGGGCCGGGGCGGATGCCCATCGACGAAACATTCTTCCCGGTTACGCCCCGCACCGGCGCGACAAGCCTGATCCCGTTCGCACCGGACCAGCGCTTCGGCCCGCCCGAATTTTCCTATGCCCGGCCGGGCGAAGCCGCGCGTGCCGACGCGGGTGCGCTGGTGATGGCTTATGGCAAAGGGCATCATGTCCATGTCCCATGGCTGCCCGACTGGCTCTACTATCGCGACGGTACGGACGCGCACCGACTGTTGTTCGAAAGCCTGATCGCTCGTTACGCCCCGCCGCCACCTCTTCTTCTGGAAGGCCGAGGCCCGATCGAGATGATGGCGATGCGGCAACCCGCCACGGGCAAGATGCTGGTCCATGTCATAAACTATTCGGGCCAGCGCAACACCCGCTATGGCGATCCGGTGATTGCACAAGGACTGAAGCTTGGCGTGCGTGGCCCGGCAGGCGGCACTGCCCGGATGCTGGTGGCTGGAAAGGCGGTCCGGGGCAAGCGGCGCGCCGGCGACCAGGATCATCTGTGGTTCGATCTGCCGCCGGTCGATACCTTTGAGGCGGTGCAGCTCACAATGAGCTGA
- a CDS encoding TolB-like translocation protein, with protein sequence MKAKHVLATALFAAVPLSALTAQTFTRGDAVPATMPLGNKPGNPIQDMPPGQRLISAFGERPVFSAKGDKLAFIGKSYGDAFEYDMATGRTRNLTSHAASEGFLRVHYLPDGSYMLLGPRILGKTREETRHGRIELFWMDAQAMSAPVPLGITVFEGIAVSPRSNMVAWSQVKAPGGGKPASTTIYTGRVAVNGQSAKLEDVREIVTTTECFVEAQDFLPGDKGLTMPCYYHGKGPTGVETKVLSVDFATKNITEYPTPATIYNEVEGIFPDGKRTLVECAQDRSKGMDLCVLDLETKKPRYTRMTNIVQYGGWKYGNPVVRPDGRMIAAQVGSADVIDAGVGQGIVLMDLAPDF encoded by the coding sequence ATGAAGGCAAAGCATGTGTTGGCCACCGCGCTATTTGCGGCAGTGCCCTTGTCCGCGCTCACCGCGCAGACCTTTACCCGCGGCGACGCCGTGCCCGCGACGATGCCGCTGGGAAACAAGCCGGGTAATCCCATTCAAGACATGCCGCCCGGGCAGCGCCTGATCTCCGCATTCGGGGAACGGCCCGTCTTTTCGGCTAAAGGGGACAAGTTGGCGTTCATCGGCAAATCCTATGGAGACGCCTTTGAATATGACATGGCGACTGGCCGTACGCGCAACCTGACAAGCCACGCCGCCAGCGAAGGCTTTTTGCGGGTGCATTATCTCCCTGACGGCAGCTACATGCTGCTTGGCCCCCGCATTTTGGGAAAGACGCGGGAAGAAACCCGCCATGGCCGTATCGAACTGTTCTGGATGGACGCACAGGCGATGAGTGCGCCAGTTCCGTTGGGCATCACCGTGTTCGAAGGAATAGCGGTGAGCCCGCGCAGCAACATGGTCGCGTGGAGCCAGGTGAAGGCGCCGGGTGGCGGCAAGCCAGCATCGACGACCATCTACACTGGCCGCGTTGCCGTTAACGGGCAGTCGGCAAAGCTGGAAGACGTGCGGGAAATCGTGACGACCACTGAATGCTTCGTTGAAGCGCAGGACTTCTTGCCGGGCGACAAGGGGTTGACCATGCCCTGCTATTATCACGGCAAAGGGCCGACGGGTGTAGAGACCAAAGTTCTTTCGGTTGATTTCGCGACTAAAAATATCACCGAATATCCGACGCCTGCTACCATCTATAACGAAGTCGAGGGCATTTTTCCTGACGGCAAGCGGACCCTGGTCGAATGCGCGCAGGACCGGTCGAAGGGCATGGATCTTTGCGTGCTGGACCTTGAAACTAAAAAGCCCCGCTACACGCGCATGACGAACATTGTGCAATATGGCGGCTGGAAATATGGCAACCCTGTCGTGCGGCCGGATGGCCGGATGATCGCGGCGCAGGTTGGATCGGCCGACGTGATTGACGCAGGCGTTGGCCAGGGCATTGTATTGATGGATCTCGCCCCGGACTTCTGA
- a CDS encoding FadR/GntR family transcriptional regulator, which produces MTTECAAIATEPETSGYRRVLEHLRDLLVNGGVETGQRLPSERELALSLGVSRPAVREAVRAMEMIGVLETRHGRASTVRVPDASVLGEFFSLALAQQPAIIEDIVEVRIALERQALRLACTRATPEDQRNLEGALEEIEATIDDVSSGGHADLHFHTQLVAAAHSPALSTVYGTITHLLERSHVERRRRIANSPKARDYLVDHHRKIYEAVRSGDASTADDLILSHFAIGAAWKMQGTAAAD; this is translated from the coding sequence ATGACCACCGAATGCGCCGCCATCGCCACAGAGCCGGAGACTTCCGGATATCGCCGCGTGCTGGAACACTTGCGCGACCTGCTCGTGAATGGCGGTGTAGAGACCGGCCAGCGCCTGCCGAGCGAGCGGGAACTGGCGCTGAGCCTGGGGGTGAGCCGCCCTGCCGTGCGCGAAGCCGTGCGCGCGATGGAGATGATCGGCGTGCTGGAAACGCGCCATGGACGCGCCAGCACCGTGCGGGTCCCCGATGCATCTGTTTTGGGCGAGTTCTTCTCGCTTGCGCTGGCGCAGCAACCCGCGATCATTGAGGACATTGTCGAGGTCCGCATTGCGCTGGAACGGCAGGCCCTTCGCCTCGCCTGCACCCGTGCGACACCCGAAGACCAGCGCAACCTCGAAGGGGCGCTGGAGGAGATCGAAGCGACCATCGATGACGTGTCCAGCGGAGGTCATGCCGACCTTCATTTTCACACGCAGTTGGTCGCCGCCGCACATTCCCCCGCTCTGTCGACGGTTTACGGCACGATCACGCATCTGCTGGAACGGTCACATGTTGAACGGCGCAGACGCATCGCGAATAGTCCCAAGGCGAGGGATTATCTGGTCGATCATCACCGCAAAATCTATGAAGCTGTCCGTTCTGGCGATGCGTCCACGGCTGACGATTTGATCCTCAGCCATTTCGCCATCGGCGCCGCCTGGAAAATGCAGGGAACGGCTGCGGCTGACTAG
- a CDS encoding glycerate kinase type-2 family protein, with translation MTDGDRVKAARIALAREMFDVALTAVSAERCLPSHLPPPPEGRRLVLAVGKAGAAMASAALRHSPSGTQAIVLIPYGHGLPPGALPADALVIEAGHPLPDQHGLHAAQLIQKAVRGLGEQDQLLALISGGGSALLALPVDGVSLDDKRRLTRELLLCGATISQINCVRTHLSQVKGGRLAALAHPAEVVTLAFSDVPGDDPALIASGPTVADRTTLDDARRVIERYRITVPDNVMAVLNDDRHATPRPGSPELARTDTRIVARNRMALEAAGEVAAAAGYKPVYLGDDLEGDATELGIVHAALALHHQRKGGRWALLSGGETTVLVGNPSGSGGRNSEYMLSLAMSLDAAPGISALACDTDGIDGVGGHAGAIVDESTLARARAAGMSASGMLRENNSFGFFKALGDLVITGPTRTNVNDFRAILIDG, from the coding sequence TTGACGGACGGCGACAGGGTGAAAGCGGCGCGGATCGCGCTGGCGCGGGAGATGTTCGACGTTGCCCTGACCGCGGTCTCTGCCGAGCGCTGTCTGCCATCGCATCTGCCGCCGCCGCCGGAAGGACGGCGGCTGGTGCTGGCGGTGGGCAAGGCCGGGGCGGCAATGGCCAGTGCAGCACTGCGCCATTCGCCGTCGGGTACGCAGGCGATCGTCCTTATTCCCTATGGTCACGGACTGCCGCCCGGCGCCTTGCCCGCGGATGCGCTGGTCATAGAGGCGGGACATCCCTTGCCCGACCAGCATGGTTTGCACGCGGCGCAGCTGATCCAGAAAGCCGTGCGCGGGCTTGGCGAACAGGATCAATTGCTGGCGCTGATCTCAGGCGGCGGGTCGGCTCTGCTGGCGTTGCCGGTCGATGGGGTGTCGCTGGACGACAAGCGCCGTTTGACGCGGGAACTGCTGCTATGCGGGGCGACCATCTCTCAGATCAATTGCGTGCGCACGCACCTGTCGCAGGTCAAGGGAGGGCGCCTTGCCGCGCTGGCGCACCCGGCGGAGGTCGTAACCCTGGCCTTTTCTGATGTGCCGGGGGATGATCCCGCGCTGATCGCGTCCGGCCCGACCGTGGCGGATCGCACGACGCTGGACGATGCGCGCCGGGTGATCGAGCGCTATCGCATCACCGTCCCCGACAATGTGATGGCGGTGCTGAACGATGACCGGCATGCGACGCCGCGCCCCGGATCGCCTGAACTTGCGCGGACGGATACGCGAATTGTCGCGCGCAACCGCATGGCGCTGGAGGCTGCGGGGGAGGTGGCCGCAGCGGCGGGATATAAGCCGGTTTATCTGGGCGATGATCTGGAAGGGGATGCGACCGAACTCGGCATCGTTCACGCCGCGCTTGCCCTGCACCATCAGCGCAAAGGCGGGCGCTGGGCGCTGCTGTCGGGCGGAGAGACGACGGTGCTGGTCGGCAATCCATCGGGCAGCGGCGGGCGCAACAGCGAATATATGTTGAGCCTTGCCATGTCGCTGGACGCCGCGCCGGGGATTTCAGCGCTGGCGTGCGACACGGATGGCATTGACGGCGTGGGAGGGCATGCGGGCGCGATCGTCGACGAAAGCACGTTGGCGCGGGCCAGAGCAGCCGGCATGTCCGCGAGCGGGATGCTGCGTGAGAATAACAGCTTCGGTTTCTTCAAGGCGCTGGGCGATCTGGTGATCACTGGTCCGACCCGCACCAACGTCAACGATTTTCGCGCTATCCTGATCGACGGCTAG
- a CDS encoding FG-GAP repeat domain-containing protein — protein MMNRRLMSRTAIVAFLLAGAIPGQAQNEAASTLLFDDVTDTHVPVSKYLHALDVALVDVDGDGDLDAVLAVEMGPNRLYINDGQGRFTWKQGALGTKAHDTEHVLSADFNRDGYPDLIFVAEEDHAHQLFLGGPGGVFTEASDRLPKMSEGNGLAIGDVNGDGLPDIVIGNSAEDRPGKPRASAQNFLWLNDPKQPGTFIDATATHLPAYEDDTQDIALADVDGDGDLDMVIANESPPNRLLLNDGKGRFREASKGLQLLTPMETREVHVFDANGDGRPDILFLNLTSNNKKWDKDPQARLLINKGRGKFRDETKSRLPANRFSSWGGMVMDFNHDGHPDLVVGAIDVPGFKPLQLRAYANDGKGRFSDVTAAAMPTPTVGRSWSMAKGDVNGDGVEDLFVGAWGTQARLLLGRKAK, from the coding sequence ATGATGAACCGGCGCCTGATGAGCCGAACGGCAATCGTCGCTTTCCTGCTGGCGGGCGCGATACCTGGGCAGGCGCAGAATGAAGCCGCGTCGACATTGCTGTTCGATGATGTGACGGACACGCATGTCCCGGTTTCCAAATATCTCCACGCGCTGGATGTTGCGCTGGTAGACGTGGACGGCGACGGCGATCTGGACGCGGTATTGGCTGTCGAAATGGGTCCGAACCGACTTTACATCAATGACGGGCAGGGGCGTTTCACCTGGAAACAGGGCGCTCTTGGCACCAAGGCGCATGATACCGAACATGTGCTGTCGGCCGACTTCAACCGCGATGGATATCCCGACCTGATCTTCGTTGCCGAGGAGGATCATGCCCACCAACTGTTCCTCGGCGGGCCGGGAGGCGTGTTTACGGAAGCGTCGGACAGGTTGCCGAAGATGAGCGAGGGCAATGGCCTGGCGATCGGCGACGTCAATGGCGATGGCCTGCCCGACATCGTCATTGGCAATTCGGCGGAGGACCGCCCCGGCAAGCCCCGCGCTTCGGCGCAGAATTTCCTGTGGCTCAACGATCCCAAGCAGCCCGGAACCTTCATCGACGCCACGGCGACGCACCTGCCTGCCTATGAGGATGATACGCAGGACATCGCGCTGGCGGATGTAGATGGCGACGGCGATCTCGACATGGTGATCGCTAATGAAAGCCCGCCAAACCGCCTGCTGCTGAACGACGGCAAAGGGCGTTTTCGCGAGGCGTCAAAGGGCCTCCAGCTCCTGACGCCGATGGAAACGCGTGAGGTTCATGTGTTCGACGCCAATGGCGACGGGCGGCCCGACATCCTGTTTCTGAACCTCACCAGCAACAACAAGAAATGGGACAAGGATCCGCAAGCGCGGCTTTTGATCAACAAGGGGCGTGGCAAGTTCCGTGACGAAACCAAATCGCGCCTGCCCGCCAACCGCTTTTCCAGTTGGGGCGGGATGGTGATGGATTTCAACCATGATGGTCATCCCGACCTGGTCGTCGGGGCGATCGACGTGCCGGGTTTCAAGCCGCTGCAACTGCGCGCCTATGCCAATGACGGCAAGGGCCGCTTCAGCGATGTGACGGCGGCCGCCATGCCGACTCCAACGGTGGGGCGCAGCTGGAGCATGGCGAAAGGCGACGTCAACGGAGATGGTGTCGAAGACCTGTTCGTCGGCGCCTGGGGTACGCAGGCTCGCCTGCTGCTGGGAAGGAAAGCCAAGTAG